A single window of Microbispora hainanensis DNA harbors:
- a CDS encoding pseudouridine-5'-phosphate glycosidase produces MTREHGRVPLVFSEEVADALAERRPVVALESNVITHGLAYPDNAATARKVEDAVRAGGSVPATICVEGGRIKVGMTDEDVERFASTPGIPKVSSRDLPVILAQGGLGALTVASSVVAAELAGIPFFSSAGIGGVHRGAEKTMDISSDLIQFTRSKVAVVCAGAKSILDLNLTMEFLETHCVPVVSYRSDDFPAFYCVSSGIRSPQRLDDERVIARAVENHWALGNHSSFLITTPVREEDAIDASEVDAAIAGAMAAAERDGVRGNAITKYLMRAVDAATEGRSSRANMAVLVSTAEVGGRLAAAHARYLAEIA; encoded by the coding sequence ATGACCCGCGAGCATGGGCGCGTCCCGCTGGTGTTCAGCGAGGAGGTCGCGGACGCACTCGCAGAAAGACGCCCGGTGGTGGCGCTGGAGTCGAACGTCATCACCCACGGCCTGGCCTACCCGGACAACGCCGCGACCGCACGCAAGGTCGAGGACGCCGTCCGCGCGGGCGGCTCGGTCCCGGCCACGATCTGCGTCGAAGGCGGGCGGATCAAGGTCGGCATGACCGACGAGGACGTCGAGCGGTTCGCCTCGACGCCCGGCATCCCCAAGGTCAGCAGCCGGGACCTGCCGGTGATCCTGGCCCAGGGCGGGCTCGGCGCGCTGACCGTGGCCAGCTCGGTGGTGGCGGCCGAGCTGGCCGGCATCCCGTTCTTCTCGTCGGCCGGCATCGGCGGCGTGCACCGGGGTGCGGAGAAGACGATGGACATCTCCTCCGACCTCATCCAGTTCACCCGGTCGAAGGTGGCCGTCGTCTGCGCCGGGGCCAAGAGCATCCTCGACCTCAACCTGACGATGGAGTTCCTGGAGACCCACTGCGTGCCGGTGGTGTCGTACCGGTCGGACGACTTCCCCGCGTTCTACTGCGTCTCCAGCGGCATCCGCAGTCCGCAGCGGCTGGACGACGAACGGGTGATCGCACGGGCGGTGGAGAACCACTGGGCGCTGGGCAACCACAGCTCGTTCCTGATCACGACGCCGGTGCGGGAGGAGGACGCGATCGACGCCTCCGAGGTGGACGCCGCCATCGCCGGCGCGATGGCCGCCGCCGAGCGGGACGGCGTACGCGGCAACGCGATCACGAAATATCTGATGCGTGCCGTGGACGCGGCCACCGAGGGCCGGTCGTCGCGGGCGAACATGGCCGTGCTCGTCAGCACGGCCGAGGTCGGCGGCCGTCTGGCCGCGGCGCACGCGCGGTATCTCGCGGAGATCGCCTGA
- a CDS encoding amino acid adenylation domain-containing protein, with the protein MITTPAVEARREPPEDACLPDLLDAQARLRPGAVAVVCGERRLTFRELAEGGAALGGHLRELGVELDECVGLFVEPSIDLMVGVWGILRAGGAYLPLSPEYPEERLRYMIEDAGVRVVVTQDELVDRLSELAPPGTRIVTLKDAETSGHARHPGLRPGNLAYVIYTSGSTGKPKGVMIEHRSIVSQMRWLRAAYGIDQTKVIVQKTPMSFDAAQWEILAPVCGSLVVVGPPGVYRDAERLIDVIRRHDVTTLQCVPTLLTALLDTEELQSCTSLTQVFTGGEVLSKGLATTFLDTMPGCALVNLYGPTECTINSSSYVVDPAAVGEGPNAISIGAPVDHTDYHILDPAGAPVAVGEIGELFIGGVQVARGYLHRPELTAERFVDNPLGEGKVFRTGDLAYWNADGTVQFVGRADNQVKLRGFRVELDEIKLAIETHDWVKHAAVIVKNDPRTGFQNLIACVELNPKEAALMDQGNHGAHHQSKESRLQVKAQLSNPGLRDAAELDGRPVIDLPGKQATARQRALAFARKTYRFYEGGEVGRGDILKLLARRPEGARSRGLDTVGLDTLGEILRYFGQHHSEERLLPKYAYASPGALYATQLYLEIDGIGDLRPGFYYHHPVDHRLVLIAPAAGGARPRVKLHFVGKKRAIEPVYKNNIREVLEIETGHMVGLFEEVLPEYGLDIRPLEYAPATIDHLDCAAEDYYLGTFELVPYGGPRRDEVDLYVQAHPGKIADLRAGQYAYENGRLRLISDELILKKQVIAINQAVYDRSSLGISVISRNSEEWLHYIDLGRTLQRLSMNDVNLGFMSSGYSSKSGFDLPSARRIDDILRSNGRPTGPSYFFIGGRVSDEQRLSEGMKEDSVHMKGPAEMIRDDLINFLPDYMIPNKVVVLDRLPFTANGKIDVRALAESAATDVDNADRPYVAPRTITERRIAELWKKAMKRETVSVEDDFFASGGNSLIAVGLINKINREFCGSLPLQVLFECPTIEKLARRLDGTGAEACSRLVPLQREGSERPIYCWPGLGGYTMNLRTLAARMGTAQPFYGIQAYGINPEEVPYATIGEMAAEDVKAIRRLQPSGPYTLWGYSFGARVAFEAAYQLEQAGERVEHLFLIAPGSPKVHTAGTAEHEREAGFGNKAYVTILFSVFAGTITGPLLERCLAEAVDEESFAAFIHRNFPDLDIDLVRRIMRVVGETFEFSYTFRELARRRIDAPITIFKARGDDYSFLENSNGYSAAPPVVVDLEADHYGLLKEPDIDELVEAIRDRLGTHSKEIVMPHVSIKHFPVPLTEQQHSDLVAAVTKAMTSAFGCEEGSVSIILEPVAKELWDEKVYIPEILNQKHKLNKLPNYGPAAN; encoded by the coding sequence ATGATCACCACTCCAGCCGTTGAAGCGAGACGGGAACCACCGGAGGACGCCTGTCTTCCGGATCTGCTCGACGCTCAGGCCCGGTTGCGTCCGGGCGCCGTCGCGGTCGTCTGCGGAGAGCGGCGGCTGACCTTCCGCGAGCTCGCGGAGGGCGGCGCGGCTCTCGGCGGGCACCTGCGGGAGCTCGGTGTGGAGCTCGACGAATGCGTGGGGCTGTTCGTCGAGCCGTCGATCGACCTGATGGTCGGCGTCTGGGGAATCCTGCGGGCCGGCGGCGCCTATCTGCCGCTGTCCCCCGAATATCCCGAAGAGCGCCTCCGCTACATGATCGAGGACGCCGGCGTGCGGGTCGTCGTCACACAGGACGAGCTCGTGGACCGGCTGTCCGAGCTCGCGCCCCCGGGGACGCGGATCGTCACCCTGAAGGACGCGGAGACATCGGGACACGCCCGTCACCCGGGCCTGCGCCCGGGCAACCTGGCGTACGTCATCTACACCTCCGGCAGCACCGGCAAGCCGAAGGGCGTGATGATCGAGCACCGCAGCATCGTCAGCCAGATGCGGTGGCTGCGCGCCGCGTACGGGATCGACCAGACCAAGGTCATCGTGCAGAAGACGCCGATGAGCTTCGACGCGGCACAGTGGGAGATCCTCGCGCCGGTCTGCGGCTCCCTGGTCGTCGTGGGCCCGCCCGGGGTCTACCGGGACGCCGAGCGGCTGATCGACGTGATCAGGAGGCACGACGTCACCACGTTGCAGTGCGTCCCGACGCTGCTGACGGCGCTGCTCGACACCGAGGAGCTGCAGAGCTGCACCTCGCTCACGCAGGTCTTCACCGGAGGCGAGGTGCTGTCGAAGGGGCTGGCGACGACCTTCCTCGACACCATGCCCGGGTGTGCCCTGGTCAACCTGTACGGCCCCACCGAGTGCACGATCAACTCGTCGTCGTATGTCGTCGACCCGGCGGCCGTCGGCGAGGGCCCGAACGCGATCTCGATCGGCGCGCCGGTCGATCACACCGACTATCACATCCTCGATCCGGCCGGGGCGCCGGTGGCCGTCGGCGAGATCGGCGAGCTGTTCATCGGAGGCGTCCAGGTCGCCCGCGGCTACCTGCACCGGCCCGAGCTGACCGCCGAGCGGTTCGTGGACAACCCGCTCGGCGAGGGCAAGGTGTTCAGGACCGGCGACCTCGCGTACTGGAACGCCGACGGCACCGTCCAGTTCGTCGGCCGCGCGGACAACCAGGTCAAGCTGCGCGGATTCCGGGTCGAGCTGGACGAGATCAAGCTCGCCATCGAGACCCACGACTGGGTCAAGCACGCCGCGGTCATCGTCAAGAACGATCCGCGCACCGGCTTCCAGAACCTGATCGCCTGCGTCGAGCTGAACCCCAAGGAAGCGGCGCTGATGGACCAGGGCAACCACGGCGCCCACCACCAGTCCAAGGAGAGCCGGCTCCAGGTCAAGGCGCAGCTGTCCAATCCCGGGCTCAGGGACGCCGCGGAGCTCGACGGCAGGCCGGTGATCGACCTGCCGGGCAAGCAGGCGACCGCGCGGCAACGCGCGCTGGCGTTCGCGCGCAAGACCTACCGGTTCTACGAGGGCGGCGAAGTCGGCCGGGGCGACATCCTGAAGCTGCTGGCCAGGAGGCCCGAGGGCGCGCGGTCCCGCGGCCTCGACACCGTCGGCCTCGACACCCTGGGCGAGATCCTGCGTTACTTCGGCCAGCACCACAGCGAGGAACGCCTGCTGCCGAAGTACGCGTACGCCTCGCCGGGCGCGCTGTACGCGACCCAGCTCTACCTGGAGATCGACGGGATCGGCGACCTCCGGCCCGGCTTCTATTACCACCACCCGGTGGACCACCGGCTCGTGCTGATCGCGCCTGCCGCCGGGGGAGCGCGACCGCGCGTGAAGCTGCACTTCGTCGGCAAGAAGCGGGCGATCGAGCCGGTCTACAAGAACAACATCCGCGAGGTGCTGGAGATCGAGACCGGCCACATGGTCGGCCTGTTCGAGGAGGTGCTGCCGGAGTACGGCCTGGACATCAGGCCCCTGGAGTACGCCCCGGCCACGATCGACCACCTCGACTGCGCCGCCGAGGACTACTACCTCGGCACGTTCGAGCTGGTGCCGTACGGCGGGCCGCGCCGGGACGAGGTCGACCTCTACGTCCAGGCGCATCCCGGGAAGATCGCCGACCTGCGGGCGGGTCAGTACGCCTACGAGAACGGGCGGCTGCGGCTCATCTCCGACGAGCTCATCCTGAAGAAGCAGGTCATCGCGATCAACCAGGCGGTGTACGACCGGTCGAGCCTCGGCATCTCGGTGATCAGCAGGAACAGCGAGGAGTGGCTGCACTACATCGACCTGGGGCGCACGCTGCAACGGCTGTCGATGAACGACGTGAACCTCGGGTTCATGTCGTCCGGATACAGCTCCAAGTCGGGCTTCGACCTGCCGTCCGCGCGCCGGATCGACGACATCCTCCGCTCCAACGGCCGGCCCACCGGCCCGTCGTACTTCTTCATCGGCGGCCGGGTGAGCGACGAGCAGCGGCTGAGCGAGGGGATGAAGGAGGACTCGGTCCACATGAAGGGACCGGCGGAGATGATCAGGGACGACCTGATCAACTTCCTGCCGGACTACATGATCCCCAACAAGGTCGTCGTGCTCGACCGGCTGCCGTTCACGGCCAACGGGAAGATCGACGTCAGGGCGCTGGCCGAGTCCGCGGCGACGGACGTGGACAACGCCGACCGGCCGTACGTCGCGCCGCGGACCATCACCGAGCGCCGCATCGCCGAGCTGTGGAAGAAGGCGATGAAGCGGGAGACCGTCTCGGTGGAGGACGACTTCTTCGCCTCGGGCGGCAACTCGCTCATCGCCGTCGGGCTGATCAACAAGATCAACCGGGAGTTCTGCGGCTCGCTGCCCCTCCAGGTGCTGTTCGAGTGCCCCACGATCGAAAAGCTCGCCCGGCGGCTCGACGGCACCGGCGCGGAGGCGTGCTCCCGGCTCGTGCCGCTGCAGCGGGAGGGCTCCGAGCGGCCCATCTACTGCTGGCCCGGCCTCGGCGGCTACACGATGAACCTGCGCACGCTGGCCGCCAGGATGGGCACCGCCCAGCCCTTCTACGGGATCCAGGCGTACGGGATCAACCCCGAGGAGGTGCCGTACGCGACCATCGGCGAGATGGCGGCCGAGGACGTCAAGGCCATCCGCCGGCTCCAGCCGTCCGGGCCTTACACGCTGTGGGGCTACTCGTTCGGCGCGCGGGTCGCGTTCGAGGCCGCCTACCAGCTCGAACAGGCCGGCGAGCGGGTGGAGCACCTGTTCCTGATCGCGCCCGGCTCGCCGAAGGTCCACACGGCGGGCACGGCCGAGCACGAGCGCGAGGCCGGCTTCGGCAACAAGGCGTACGTCACGATCCTGTTCTCGGTCTTCGCCGGCACGATCACCGGGCCGCTGCTGGAACGCTGCCTGGCCGAGGCCGTGGACGAGGAGAGCTTCGCCGCCTTCATCCACCGCAACTTCCCCGACCTCGACATCGACCTCGTACGCCGGATCATGCGGGTGGTGGGCGAGACCTTCGAGTTCAGCTACACCTTCCGCGAGCTGGCCCGGCGGCGGATCGACGCGCCGATCACCATCTTCAAGGCCAGGGGCGACGACTACTCGTTCCTGGAGAACAGCAACGGCTACTCGGCGGCGCCTCCGGTCGTCGTCGACCTGGAAGCCGACCACTACGGCCTGCTCAAGGAACCGGACATCGACGAGCTGGTCGAAGCCATCAGGGATCGTCTCGGGACGCACAGTAAGGAGATCGTCATGCCGCACGTCAGCATCAAGCACTTCCCCGTCCCCCTCACCGAGCAGCAGCACTCCGACCTGGTCGCCGCGGTGACCAAGGCGATGACGAGCGCCTTCGGCTGCGAGGAGGGCTCGGTGTCGATCATTCTGGAGCCGGTCGCGAAGGAGCTGTGGGACGAGAAGGTCTACATCCCCGAGATCCTCAACCAGAAGCACAAGCTGAACAAGCTGCCGAACTACGGCCCGGCCGCGAACTGA
- the upp gene encoding uracil phosphoribosyltransferase translates to MTITATQAPGPVSSTVDDTSNGAVGSTGNGAVSGTGGSTANGAVSGTANGAVSGTVGSTANGPLTGTVHENVHLLPQTRQLRALHTVIRDRHAALDRFVTTSGRIIRQLIETALDLLPYEPLDVQTPVGRTYHGLRPARPICGVPVVRAGESMEHELRVMSPGVRIGKILIQRDKVTKLPRLYYSALPADIDRHSVLLLDPMLATGGTALAAVQVLLDHGVAEDDIVFVALLAAPEGIAAVHARHPNLRIVTSAIEERLNENAYMIPGIGDFGDRYFGTDVPR, encoded by the coding sequence ATGACCATCACGGCGACGCAGGCGCCCGGCCCGGTGAGCAGCACCGTGGACGACACCTCGAACGGTGCGGTGGGCAGCACCGGGAACGGCGCGGTGAGCGGCACCGGGGGCAGCACCGCGAACGGCGCGGTGAGCGGCACCGCGAACGGCGCGGTGAGCGGCACCGTGGGCAGCACCGCGAATGGCCCCCTCACCGGCACCGTGCACGAGAACGTGCACCTGCTGCCGCAGACCAGGCAGCTGCGGGCGCTGCACACCGTCATCCGTGACCGGCACGCCGCCCTGGACCGTTTCGTCACCACCTCGGGCCGGATCATCCGCCAGCTCATCGAGACGGCCCTCGACCTCCTGCCGTACGAGCCGCTGGACGTGCAGACCCCGGTGGGGCGCACGTACCACGGCCTGCGGCCGGCCCGGCCGATCTGCGGGGTGCCCGTCGTGCGGGCCGGGGAGAGCATGGAGCACGAGCTGCGCGTGATGTCGCCGGGCGTGCGGATCGGCAAGATTCTGATCCAGCGCGACAAGGTGACGAAGCTGCCGCGGCTGTACTACTCCGCGCTGCCCGCGGACATCGACCGGCACAGCGTGCTGCTGCTGGACCCGATGCTCGCCACCGGCGGGACGGCGCTGGCCGCCGTCCAGGTGCTGCTCGACCACGGGGTCGCGGAAGACGACATCGTCTTCGTCGCCCTGCTGGCGGCGCCGGAGGGCATCGCCGCCGTCCACGCGCGCCACCCGAACCTGCGGATCGTGACCTCGGCCATCGAGGAACGGCTGAACGAGAACGCCTACATGATCCCCGGCATCGGCGACTTCGGCGACCGCTACTTCGGCACGGACGTCCCACGCTGA
- a CDS encoding phosphoribosylanthranilate isomerase, which translates to MQGLIQVAGVIDQAEADLIREEGADWLGFALRLPAKNEDLTEEEAAAIVKEIQPEHRGVVITYLTDAEEIKTFCAELGVTAIQLHGDVTGEELRKLRRIAPELFVLKSLVVKNDNLDELAGIVDEAAEWVDMFITDTFNPATGAKGATGLLHDWSISAELVRISPKPLMLAGGLNPDNVAAAITEVRPAAVDAHTGLEDPVTRRKDRLKVRKFVQEARRAFAALEAGEKA; encoded by the coding sequence ATGCAGGGACTGATTCAGGTGGCGGGTGTCATCGACCAGGCCGAGGCGGACCTGATCCGCGAGGAGGGCGCGGACTGGCTCGGCTTCGCGTTGCGGCTGCCGGCGAAGAACGAGGACCTGACCGAGGAGGAGGCCGCGGCGATCGTCAAGGAGATCCAGCCCGAGCACCGGGGCGTCGTGATCACCTACCTGACCGACGCCGAGGAGATCAAGACCTTCTGCGCGGAGCTCGGCGTCACCGCGATCCAGTTGCACGGCGACGTCACGGGCGAGGAACTGCGGAAGCTGCGGCGCATCGCCCCCGAGCTGTTCGTGCTCAAGAGCCTCGTGGTCAAGAACGACAACCTCGACGAGCTGGCGGGGATCGTGGACGAGGCGGCCGAGTGGGTCGACATGTTCATCACCGACACCTTCAACCCGGCGACCGGTGCCAAGGGCGCCACCGGCCTGCTGCACGACTGGTCGATCAGCGCGGAGCTGGTCCGGATCTCGCCGAAGCCGCTGATGCTCGCCGGCGGGCTCAACCCGGACAACGTCGCCGCCGCGATCACCGAGGTCCGTCCGGCCGCGGTCGACGCGCACACCGGCCTTGAGGACCCGGTGACCCGCCGCAAGGACCGGCTCAAGGTGCGCAAGTTCGTCCAGGAGGCCCGCCGGGCGTTCGCCGCCCTGGAGGCGGGTGAGAAGGCATGA
- a CDS encoding MFS transporter, with translation MTVIESVSAGTGKPDRVPIKNWLAVIAVALGTFLVVTVENLPMGLLTAIGGGLNVSDGEVGLMVTVSGLVAAVTAPLLPVAIRGLDRRVVLLGLILLALVANVVSAVTPTYAVLMVARLFVGVSIGGFWALAAGLGVRLVPEAHVARATSLIFFGAMAANVIGVPAGTLVGELTGWRVAFGAVAAVALLLVIALGVLLPRMPATEPVRLRTLAEQLRVPAVRVGVVATFLLVSGHYGAFTFVSPILQDVSGVGAAFIGPLLLAYGVAGMAGNLIAGAWAGRNVRGTIVVVSVALAVILAAFPLIGGNAVTGSILLIAWGFAFGGLPVSVQTWIIKAAPQGVEAATGLNTCMFNLAIALGALFASLIVGVVAVTGVLWVAAALVVLTSLVVSGTKRV, from the coding sequence ATGACAGTCATCGAGTCCGTCTCCGCCGGGACCGGCAAACCGGATCGCGTCCCCATCAAGAACTGGCTCGCGGTGATCGCCGTCGCGCTGGGGACCTTCCTGGTGGTGACGGTCGAGAACCTGCCGATGGGCCTGCTCACGGCCATCGGCGGCGGCCTGAACGTCTCCGACGGCGAAGTCGGCCTGATGGTGACCGTGTCGGGCCTGGTCGCCGCCGTCACCGCGCCGCTGCTCCCCGTGGCGATCCGCGGGCTCGACCGGCGGGTGGTCCTGCTCGGCCTGATCCTGCTGGCGCTGGTGGCCAACGTCGTGTCCGCCGTGACTCCCACGTACGCCGTGCTGATGGTGGCCCGGCTGTTCGTGGGCGTCAGCATCGGCGGGTTCTGGGCGCTCGCCGCGGGCCTCGGCGTGCGGCTGGTCCCCGAGGCGCACGTCGCCAGGGCCACCTCACTGATCTTCTTCGGCGCCATGGCCGCCAACGTCATCGGCGTCCCCGCCGGCACGCTCGTCGGCGAGCTCACCGGCTGGCGCGTCGCGTTCGGCGCGGTCGCCGCCGTCGCTCTGCTGCTGGTCATCGCGCTGGGCGTGCTGCTGCCGCGGATGCCCGCGACCGAGCCCGTACGGCTGCGCACCCTGGCCGAGCAGCTGCGCGTGCCCGCCGTCCGGGTCGGCGTCGTCGCCACCTTCCTGCTGGTGTCCGGCCACTACGGCGCCTTCACGTTCGTCAGCCCGATCCTCCAGGACGTCTCCGGCGTCGGCGCCGCGTTCATCGGCCCGCTGCTGCTGGCGTACGGCGTGGCCGGGATGGCCGGGAACCTCATCGCCGGCGCGTGGGCGGGCCGCAACGTCCGCGGCACGATCGTCGTGGTCAGCGTCGCGCTCGCGGTCATCCTGGCGGCGTTCCCCCTCATCGGCGGCAACGCGGTCACCGGGTCGATCCTGCTGATCGCGTGGGGCTTCGCGTTCGGCGGCCTGCCGGTCAGCGTGCAGACCTGGATCATCAAGGCCGCGCCGCAGGGCGTCGAGGCCGCCACCGGGCTCAACACCTGCATGTTCAACCTGGCGATCGCGCTGGGAGCGCTGTTCGCCAGCCTCATCGTCGGGGTGGTCGCCGTGACCGGCGTGCTGTGGGTCGCGGCGGCGCTCGTGGTCCTGACCTCGCTGGTGGTGTCCGGCACCAAGCGGGTCTAG
- a CDS encoding MarR family winged helix-turn-helix transcriptional regulator encodes MPDHVDHVLQQWADARPDLDVSPMAVFGRLSRLTQLVNTELRRTFAGHDLDPSSFDVLATLRRGGRQTPAELMRSAMVTSGAVTQRLDRLEARGLVRRTPSDVDGRGVHVDLTDAGRELIDRALPDHVDTERRLLAGLTSAQRENLAEILRQLLMSLGDERAS; translated from the coding sequence GTGCCGGATCATGTGGACCACGTCCTGCAGCAGTGGGCCGATGCCCGCCCTGACCTGGACGTTTCCCCGATGGCGGTCTTCGGCCGGCTGTCGCGGCTGACGCAGCTCGTCAACACCGAGCTGCGCCGTACGTTCGCCGGACACGACCTGGACCCCTCGTCGTTCGACGTCCTGGCCACCCTGCGCCGCGGCGGCCGGCAGACCCCGGCGGAGCTGATGCGCTCGGCCATGGTCACCTCGGGGGCGGTCACCCAGCGTCTCGACCGGCTGGAGGCGCGGGGCCTGGTGAGGCGTACGCCCAGTGACGTGGACGGCCGCGGTGTCCACGTGGACCTGACCGACGCCGGCCGCGAACTGATCGACCGGGCGCTGCCCGACCACGTGGACACCGAACGCCGCCTGCTCGCCGGGCTCACCTCCGCCCAGCGGGAGAACCTGGCCGAGATCCTCAGGCAACTGCTGATGTCGCTGGGCGACGAGAGAGCCTCCTAG
- a CDS encoding NAD(P)-dependent oxidoreductase, which yields MRITVFGATGNVGRRVVAEAVSRGHEVTAAARNPVRLAGLPGEARTRVGDATDLHDAIALTTGQDLVITATCPAPGEEHQLVTVATTLLSACAKTGARLLLVGGAGSLTIEGGGRLMDREGYPSFLLPIASACVDQLAACRADTTADWAYLSPADLLLPGERTGHYRLGADELVVDADGESRISMEDLAVALLDEAEHPRHHRTRFTVAY from the coding sequence ATGCGCATCACAGTCTTCGGGGCGACCGGGAACGTGGGCAGGCGCGTCGTCGCCGAGGCCGTGTCCCGCGGACACGAGGTGACCGCGGCGGCCCGCAACCCGGTGCGGCTCGCCGGGCTGCCCGGAGAGGCGCGTACCCGGGTCGGCGACGCGACCGACCTGCACGACGCCATCGCGCTGACCACCGGACAGGACCTGGTGATCACCGCGACCTGCCCGGCCCCCGGCGAGGAGCACCAGCTCGTCACGGTCGCCACCACCCTGCTCTCGGCGTGCGCCAAGACCGGCGCGCGCCTGCTGCTCGTCGGAGGCGCGGGCAGCCTGACCATCGAGGGCGGCGGTCGCCTCATGGACCGGGAGGGCTATCCGTCCTTCCTGCTGCCGATCGCGTCGGCGTGCGTCGACCAGCTCGCGGCCTGCCGGGCCGACACCACCGCCGACTGGGCCTACCTGAGCCCGGCCGACCTGCTCCTCCCCGGTGAGAGGACCGGCCACTATCGGCTGGGCGCCGACGAGCTGGTGGTCGACGCCGACGGCGAGTCCCGCATCTCGATGGAGGACCTCGCGGTGGCGCTCCTGGACGAGGCCGAACACCCACGCCACCACCGGACCCGTTTCACCGTCGCGTACTGA
- a CDS encoding tetratricopeptide repeat protein yields the protein MSRSPSPLDIAYGLLEEGRLIDAEQLLVRELGKAERGYGHGSPQWASAQCDLGNLLFSSGQVDRAVDCYRSACSYPPAGDREAYKDHLTYRLNLGTVLTMAGRLDQAEDELRRNVQERRDFYGREHPGYAYALEPLADVLLRRGDVGQARQIVEEAVGTFWRSGHERVATALALRAEIIVVSGGGEPAFADLEHLPDGIVEQIALTVMNRAGQDPSTGKAVLTSLVAALEERLGPDHQATLNALSQLANTGHDIGDEAGRVWAIEKVLASYDRQGRAEDALMATLGLAMAHEDAGDTAAALRTFENAWARADRIGRHELRAQVLRNWGLALSASGRTDEAERRLRDAVAEADRGHDHEMLGRSRIALGLFLQHEERLAEARQVVEAGLATLDVAHPDAITGHSHLGAIVQGRACGCGDVQGTIAEAFREFVITRLPADLLEDLDVTVEDGEFAIQVRLRRKPDPAEIEHMNRLIESANAEFRGRLTSRR from the coding sequence ATGTCAAGATCGCCGTCCCCACTCGACATCGCGTACGGTCTTCTGGAAGAGGGCCGTCTCATCGACGCGGAACAGCTCCTGGTGAGGGAGCTGGGGAAGGCCGAGCGCGGGTACGGCCACGGGAGCCCGCAATGGGCGTCGGCCCAGTGCGATCTCGGCAACCTCCTGTTCAGCTCCGGTCAGGTCGACCGGGCGGTGGACTGCTATCGCAGCGCCTGCTCTTATCCGCCTGCAGGTGACCGAGAGGCGTACAAGGACCACCTCACCTATCGGCTCAACCTCGGCACCGTACTGACGATGGCCGGGCGGCTCGACCAGGCCGAAGACGAGTTGCGGCGCAATGTCCAGGAGCGGCGCGACTTCTACGGCCGTGAGCACCCTGGTTACGCCTATGCCCTGGAGCCCCTGGCCGACGTGCTGCTCCGACGTGGTGACGTCGGCCAGGCCCGTCAGATCGTGGAAGAGGCGGTCGGCACGTTCTGGCGGAGCGGCCACGAACGGGTCGCCACCGCGCTCGCGTTGCGGGCGGAGATCATCGTGGTCTCCGGCGGCGGCGAACCCGCCTTCGCGGATCTGGAGCACTTGCCGGACGGCATCGTCGAGCAGATCGCGCTCACCGTGATGAACCGGGCCGGCCAGGACCCGTCGACCGGCAAGGCGGTGCTCACCAGCCTGGTCGCCGCCCTGGAGGAGCGGCTCGGCCCCGATCACCAGGCGACGCTCAACGCCCTGTCGCAGCTGGCGAACACCGGCCACGACATCGGCGACGAAGCGGGGCGGGTGTGGGCGATCGAGAAGGTGCTCGCCTCCTACGACCGGCAGGGCCGGGCCGAGGACGCGCTCATGGCGACGCTCGGCCTCGCCATGGCGCACGAGGACGCCGGCGACACCGCCGCCGCGCTGCGGACGTTCGAGAACGCGTGGGCGCGTGCGGACCGCATCGGCCGTCATGAGCTGCGTGCCCAGGTCCTGCGCAACTGGGGGCTGGCCCTGTCGGCCTCGGGCCGTACGGACGAGGCGGAGCGGCGTCTGCGCGACGCCGTGGCCGAGGCCGACCGCGGGCACGACCACGAGATGCTCGGCCGCTCGCGGATCGCGCTCGGCCTGTTCCTGCAGCACGAGGAACGACTGGCCGAGGCACGGCAGGTGGTGGAGGCCGGGCTGGCGACGCTCGACGTCGCGCACCCCGACGCGATCACGGGGCACAGCCACCTCGGCGCCATCGTCCAGGGCCGCGCCTGCGGCTGCGGAGACGTCCAGGGCACGATCGCCGAGGCGTTCCGCGAGTTCGTCATCACCAGGCTGCCGGCAGACCTCCTTGAGGACCTCGACGTGACCGTGGAGGACGGCGAGTTCGCGATCCAGGTGCGGCTCCGCCGGAAACCGGACCCGGCCGAGATCGAGCACATGAACCGGCTGATCGAGAGCGCGAACGCCGAGTTCCGCGGCCGGTTGACCTCTCGGAGGTAG